Below is a window of Streptomyces sp. NBC_01429 DNA.
TTCCTGGCCGACGCCGAGGATCTCCCGCGCCTCGTCCATCTCTTTCCTGCGCACCTCGTGGATGTTCGCCTCGATAAAGGCGTCACCTTGAAGTTTGGGGTTGAGGATGGAGCCGCGCTCGCCTCCCGTGCAGGTCACGACCAGCACGTCCACCCCCTCGGACACGTACTTGGCCATCGTGGCCGCGCCCTTGCTCGACTCGTCGTCGGGGTGGGCATGGACGGCCATCAGTCGCAGCTGGTCAGTCAAGACTCGGTCCTCAGTGATGTGTCGCATCGGTCGGCTTCTATAGTGACGGATATCGGGGGACGGAAATTCCGGCTGTCTGAATCCGAGAGGAACCGATCATGGCCGCGGTGCGCGAGGACCTTCCCCAGGGCCGCTACGGCCGCTCGGCGGACCAGCGCGCGGACCAACGGCTGCGGCGTCTGGGCGCTCTGCTCGGCGCCCTCCTGATCGCTCTCGTCGGCTGGTTCGGCTACCACTACGTGGTCGACCGGAGTGTCTCCGGCGAGCTGATCAAATTCAAACGGATTTCCGCCACCGAGGTCGAGGCGCACCTGGAGGTCCGCAAGGACCTGGACGCCACCGGAAGCTGTACGTTGCGCTCCCTCGCGGAGAGCGGCGCCGAGGTCGGCCGCAAGGACGTCCGCTTCGGCGGGGGCGAGACCAGGATCGACACGGTCGTCACGATCCGTACGACGGAGAGCGCGACGGCCACCGAGCTGATCGGCTGTACGTCGGACTGAGGTCCGCGCCGGTCTCCGGGGCGCCGTCCGGTCCTCGGCCTACGGGCACGCTGAGTGCCCGCACAGCGCCCCGCCGTACACATCGGCGCTGACCTGCGCCGACGCATTTCTGACGGCAATTGTCCTCCCCCTCGCGCCACGAAATTGTTAGGCTCGTGGTTTCGCCCACCCGAGAAGGCACATCCTTCTGGGTAGGGCGTTGCTTTGTATTCCCGGTACCTACGAGGAGCACCTGTGACCCAGACCAGCGAGAACGTCACCTGGCTCACCCAGGAGGCGTACAACCAGCTCAAGGCCGAGCTGGACTACCTGTCTGGTCCCGCCCGCACGGAGATCGCTGTCAAGATCTCGGCGGCCCGTGATGAGGGTGACCTGAAGGAGAACGGCGGGTACCACGCGGCCAAGGAGGAGCAGGGCAAGCAGGAGCTGCGCGTGCGCCAGCTCACCCAGCTGCTCCAGAACGCCAAGGTCGGCGAGGCCCCGGCGGACGACGGCATCGTCGAGCCCGGCATGGTCGTCACCATCGCCTTCGACGGCGACGAGGACGACACCCTGAACTTCCTGCTGGCGTCGCGCGAGTACGCCAGCTCGGACATCGAGACCTACTCGCCGCAGTCCCCGCTGGGCCGCGGTGTGAACGGCAAGAAGGTCGGCGACAACGCGGAGTACGAGCTGCCGAACGGCAAGAGCGCCTCCGTCAAGATCCTCGCCGCCAAGCCCTACCAGGGCTAGAGCGCCGGGACGGCCGCGCACGCGGCGTCCGTGTGTGCCCACGAACAGACGAAGGGCCGGGACCACCGGCCGACGGGACAGTGTCCGCCGGCCGTGGTGCCGGTCCTTCCGTGTGCCGGGACCTCCGTGTGCCGGGACCTCCCGTGTGCCGGGCGCGGGTGCGGCGCGAAGCGCCTCGGCCCGTCTCGGCCCGCATCGGCCCGCGTCGGCCCGTCTCAGCCCAGAATCGTGTAGCCGGCCGCCCGGAGCGCCGCCGCGACCTCCGTGCAGTGCGCGGGGCCCTTCGTCTCCAGGTGCACCTCGACGTCCGCCTCCGTCAGGCCGAGCCGGGGATCCGTCCGTACATGGCTCACGTCCAGCACATTGGCGTCGGCCACCGACAGCACCCCGAGCATCGTCGCCAGCGCGCCCGGCCGGTCCGTGACCCGCAGCCGCAGGCTCAGATAGCGGCCCGCAGCGGCCATGCCGTGCCGGAGGATGCGCTGCATCAGTACGGGGTCGACGTTGCCGCCCGACAGCACCGCGACGACCGGGCCGCGAAACGCCCCGGGGTCGCTCAGCAGCGCGGCCACCGGGCTCGCCCCCGCCGGTTCCACCACCATCTTCGCCCGCTCCAGACAGAGCAGCAGCGCGCTGGACAGCTCGTCCTCGGAGACGGTGACCACCTCGTCCACCAGCTCCTGGACCAGCTGGAACGGGATGTCCCCCGGGCGCCCCACCTTGATGCCGTCCGCCATCGTCTGCAACGCGTCCACCACCATGGGGCGGCCCGCCCGCAGCGAGGGCGGATACGCGGCGGCGCCCGCCGCCTGCACCCCGATCACCTGGACGTCCGGGCGCAGCGACTTCACGGCGAGGGCGATCCCGGCGGCGAGACCTCCGCCGCCCATCCCGACGATGATCGTCCGCACCTCGGGGCACTGCTCCAGGATCTCCAGGCCGACCGTGCCCTGGCCGGCGATGATGTCCGGGTGGTCGAAGGGGTGGATGAAGACCGCGCCGGTGCTGTGCGCGTACTCCTGCGCGGCGGCCAGGGTCTCGTCCACGACCTGGCCGTGCAGCCGTACCTCCGCGCCGTAGTCGCGGGTCGCGGCGACCTTCGGCAGCGGGGCTCCGACCGGCATGAAGACGGTGGACCGCACACCGAGCAGGGTGGAGGCGAGGGCGACGCCCTGCGCGTGGTTGCCCGCGCTGGCCGCGACGACACCGGCCGCGCGCTCCTCCGGGGAGAGTCCGGCGATCCGTACGTACGCGCCGCGCAGCTTGAACGATCCGGTCCGCTGGAGGTTCTCGCATTTGAGGTGCACGGGGGCGCCGACGAGCTGCGTCAGATAGCGGCTGCCCTCCATCGCGGTCGCCCGCGCCACACCGGAGAGCATCTTCTGCGCCCCGCGGATGTCATCGAGGATGAGGGGGCGGGAGGTGCCGGAGGTGCGGGAGGTGCGGGACGTACTGGAGCTCATGTCTGTCAGTCTCGCAGTTCAGCGGCGGGAGGGCCTTCGGCGTCCACCGCGTGGGCGGACACGCGAGCGGTACCGGCCCGCGGGTGCCCGGCGGGCGGCCTGTGGGTGCCCGGAGGGGTAACCGGCGGTGTCCAGTGGTTTGTACGGGACAGGTACGGTCCGGGCCCTGGCCGCGTACCCTTTCCACAACCATCCGACCCCCGCACCAGAGAGCCCCCAGCCATGCCCCCCATTCAGGACATGACTTCCGCTGCGTCGGCCTCCCGGGAGCGGCCGGCCGACCCCTCGGACGACGCCGTACTCCTCGATGCCCTCCAGCACCAGGTGGCCGTCTTCGCCCGGCGGGCCGAACAGACCCGGCTCGGCGGTGTCGGCCAGGTCCGCAATTCGATGGACCGCGCCGCGTATCTGCTGCTCAACCGGCTCGACCGGGAGGGTCCCATGGGTGTCAAGGCCCTGGCCGCCGGTATGGGCATCGACTCCTCGACGGTGACCAGGCAGGTCGCGCCGCTCGTCGACACCGGCCTGGTCAAGCGCACCTCGCACCCGGAGGACGGGCGCGCGGTCGTCCTCCAGCTGTCGGCGCGCGGGCTGGCCAGGCTGGAGGAGGTGCGTTCGTCGCGGCGCGAGCTGATGGCGCAGGTCACGGACGGCTGGACGGAAGAGGAACGGGACTCCTTCACGGCTCTGCTCACCCGGTTCAACGGGGCGCTGGCGGCCCGCGCGGCCAGGATCCCGGCCGCGGACCAGGACACCGGCGGCGCCGAGGAGCACAGCCGCGCGGCGGGCACCGGCTGAGGGACGGCGGAGGGACGGCGGGCGCGGTACACCGACGCCCTCTTGACCACGGCCCGTCGCGGGCCTCAGATGAGATCGTGCGAGAGCGGCGGGCGGCCCTGGATCGCCGTCGTGCCCGGGAGTTCGAGGCGTTCGCCGCGGGCGCGGCCGGCCGGCTGCTGCACGCCGCCGCGCTGCTGACGGCCGAACCGCCCGTCGCCGCGCCCCGCGCCCAGCGGCTGCTGATCGCCGCCCTGGCACGTACGTACGTGGAGTGGGATCCGCGCCGCGGCGACGACCCGTACGACCGGGCCCGCCAGGCGCTGGCCCAGTGCTTCATCCGCGAGGCGTGGCGCGTCCACGTGCGGCGGCTGAGCGGGCGGCCCGCCGACGGAGTGCTCGCGGTGCTCGGCCCGCAGGAGCGTCTGGTGCTCGTACTGCGTCTGTACGAGGGGCTCACCGCCGAACAGACCGCGGCCCTGATCGGCCTTCCGGACGAGCGGGTACGCGTCCTGTGCGCACGGGCGGTGACGACGATGCGCAGGAAGGGGGCCGGTCGGGGACAGGGGACGCACGAGGCCGGGACGCCCCGCCGGCGACCGGTCCACCGGCCGCCGCGAGCGGCCCATGAGTAGCGGGAACATCCCGGGCCGCTCCCCTCGCAAGGAGGACGAGGTACGGCGGATCCTGGACCGCGAACGGCCCGAGGTGCCCGCCGGTCTCGTCTCCCGGGCCGCCGGGCGCGGCGCGCGCCTCCTGCGGCTGCGCCGCGCGGCGCACGGGCTGCTCTGGGCCGTGCTCGTCGCCGCCGTGCTGGTGTTCACCGTCTGGGCGTGGACGGCACATCCCTGGTACGTACCGCCCGCCGAGACGACGCCACCGCTGGAGGGGTGGTAGCGGACGGGCGGGCGGTACGTGGGCCGTACGGATACGGGACCGTACGTGGGGAATCGCCGCCGCCTTCCCGCCGGCAGCCCCCTGCTCTCCCGGTACCCGCTATCCCAGCGCCTGCTTCAGGTCCGCCATCAGGTCGTCGCCCGACTCGATGCCGACCGACAGCCGCACCAGATCGGCGGGCACCTCCAGCGGCGAGCCCGCCGCCGAGGCGTGGGTCATGCGGCCGGGGTGCTCGATCAGGGACTCGACGCCGCCCAGGGACTCGCCCAGCGTGAAGAGCTTCGTGCGGTCGCAGACCGCGACCGCCGCCTCCTCGCCGTCCGCGACCCGGAAGGAGATCATCCCGCCGAACGCCTTCATCTGCTTGGCCGCGACCTCGTGGCCCGGGTGCTCGGGCAGGCCCGGGTAGAGGACCTGGGAGACCCGGGGGTGGCGGGTGAGCATCTCGGCGAGGCGCGTCGCGTTCTCGCTGTGCCGGTCCATCCGTACGGCCAGGGTCTTGATGCCGCGCAGCACCAGCCAGGCGTCGAACGGCCCGGCGACCGCGCCCATCGCGTTCTGGTGGTAGGCGAGTTCCTCCGCCAGTTCGGCGTCGCCGGTGATCAGCGCGCCGCCGACGACGTCCGAGTGACCGCCCATGTACTTCGTGGTGGAGTGCACGACGACATCGGCGCCCAGTGCCAGCGGCTGCTGGAGGTAGGGGCTGGCGAAGGTGTTGTCGACCACGAGCCGCACCCCGGCGGAGCGCGCGATCCCGGAGAGGGCGGCGATGTCCGTGATGCCGAGGAGCGGGTTGGACGGCGTCTCGACCCAGATGATCTTCGTGCGCGGCGTGAGCGCGGCCCGTACCGCCGCCGGGTCGGAGGTGTCGGCGACCGAGAAGTCCACGCCCCAGCGGGAGATGACCTTGGCGAAGAGGCGGAACGTGCCGCCGTACGCGTCGTTCGGGATCACGACGTGGTCGCCGGGGGCCAGCAGCGTACGCAGCAGGCAGTCCTCGGCGGCAAGCCCGGAGGCGAAGGCCAGTCCGCGCCGGCCGCCCTCCAGGGCCGCGAGGTTCTCCTCCAGAGCGGTACGGGTGGGGTTGGCGCTGCGGCTGTACTCGTATCCGCCGCGCAGGCCGCCGACACCGTCCTGCTTGTAGGTGGACACCTGGTAGATCGGGGGGACGACCGCGCCGGTGAGGGGGTCCGCGGTATTGCCCGCGTGGATGGCGAGGGTCTCGAAGTGGTGCTGCTCGCTGGTGTGCTGGTGGCTCATGGATGACGAGCGTAGTGCCGGAAGGACCTGTGCCGTGTCCGTACTCGCGCAGAGCGGTCCGGCGGCGGTCCGGTGGCGTCCCTGCGGCGGTGAGACGCCGGGCAGCTGTCCGGGAGGAAGGAGTTCCCCGGCGTCCGGGACAATGGGACGCATGGAGATTCTCTGGTTCCTGATCGCGATGTGCATGCTGAGCGCGGTCATCGTCACGTTCGTGAGGCGCCGCGGTGGCGGCATCCGCCAGGTCGCGCCCGGATCGCCCGACGCCGCCGACCCCGCCGCCTACGGATTCGTCCGGCAGGAGGAGCTGGACATCCGGCTGCCGGGGCCGGACCAGGACCTCCTCGACGTGCTCGATGTCGTCCAGCGCACCCAGGACTGGCGGGCCGCCGCGCAGCTGCTCGCCGGTACGGACAAGGAGGGCGAGGTGCGCTGGCAGCGCGTCCAGGCGTTCGCCGGGGCGGCCTCGCTGGAGCTGCGGCAGAAGCCGGGCATCGGGGGCGCGTGGCTGCGGGCGTGGCGTTCGGAGGCGCCGAAGGACCCGGGCGGGGCCGCGGTGCACGCGGAGTTCCTGGTGCAGCAGGCGTGGCGGTCGTCGGCCGCCGGGAGCGACGACTTCCGGATCATCCTGGAGGAGGCCCGTACGGTCTGCGCCCAGGCCGG
It encodes the following:
- a CDS encoding DUF4307 domain-containing protein, with translation MAAVREDLPQGRYGRSADQRADQRLRRLGALLGALLIALVGWFGYHYVVDRSVSGELIKFKRISATEVEAHLEVRKDLDATGSCTLRSLAESGAEVGRKDVRFGGGETRIDTVVTIRTTESATATELIGCTSD
- the greA gene encoding transcription elongation factor GreA, with product MTQTSENVTWLTQEAYNQLKAELDYLSGPARTEIAVKISAARDEGDLKENGGYHAAKEEQGKQELRVRQLTQLLQNAKVGEAPADDGIVEPGMVVTIAFDGDEDDTLNFLLASREYASSDIETYSPQSPLGRGVNGKKVGDNAEYELPNGKSASVKILAAKPYQG
- the ilvA gene encoding threonine ammonia-lyase encodes the protein MSSSTSRTSRTSGTSRPLILDDIRGAQKMLSGVARATAMEGSRYLTQLVGAPVHLKCENLQRTGSFKLRGAYVRIAGLSPEERAAGVVAASAGNHAQGVALASTLLGVRSTVFMPVGAPLPKVAATRDYGAEVRLHGQVVDETLAAAQEYAHSTGAVFIHPFDHPDIIAGQGTVGLEILEQCPEVRTIIVGMGGGGLAAGIALAVKSLRPDVQVIGVQAAGAAAYPPSLRAGRPMVVDALQTMADGIKVGRPGDIPFQLVQELVDEVVTVSEDELSSALLLCLERAKMVVEPAGASPVAALLSDPGAFRGPVVAVLSGGNVDPVLMQRILRHGMAAAGRYLSLRLRVTDRPGALATMLGVLSVADANVLDVSHVRTDPRLGLTEADVEVHLETKGPAHCTEVAAALRAAGYTILG
- a CDS encoding MarR family winged helix-turn-helix transcriptional regulator is translated as MPPIQDMTSAASASRERPADPSDDAVLLDALQHQVAVFARRAEQTRLGGVGQVRNSMDRAAYLLLNRLDREGPMGVKALAAGMGIDSSTVTRQVAPLVDTGLVKRTSHPEDGRAVVLQLSARGLARLEEVRSSRRELMAQVTDGWTEEERDSFTALLTRFNGALAARAARIPAADQDTGGAEEHSRAAGTG
- a CDS encoding sigma factor-like helix-turn-helix DNA-binding protein, with protein sequence MRERRAALDRRRAREFEAFAAGAAGRLLHAAALLTAEPPVAAPRAQRLLIAALARTYVEWDPRRGDDPYDRARQALAQCFIREAWRVHVRRLSGRPADGVLAVLGPQERLVLVLRLYEGLTAEQTAALIGLPDERVRVLCARAVTTMRRKGAGRGQGTHEAGTPRRRPVHRPPRAAHE
- a CDS encoding cystathionine gamma-synthase, whose product is MSHQHTSEQHHFETLAIHAGNTADPLTGAVVPPIYQVSTYKQDGVGGLRGGYEYSRSANPTRTALEENLAALEGGRRGLAFASGLAAEDCLLRTLLAPGDHVVIPNDAYGGTFRLFAKVISRWGVDFSVADTSDPAAVRAALTPRTKIIWVETPSNPLLGITDIAALSGIARSAGVRLVVDNTFASPYLQQPLALGADVVVHSTTKYMGGHSDVVGGALITGDAELAEELAYHQNAMGAVAGPFDAWLVLRGIKTLAVRMDRHSENATRLAEMLTRHPRVSQVLYPGLPEHPGHEVAAKQMKAFGGMISFRVADGEEAAVAVCDRTKLFTLGESLGGVESLIEHPGRMTHASAAGSPLEVPADLVRLSVGIESGDDLMADLKQALG